Proteins from a single region of Gemmatirosa kalamazoonensis:
- a CDS encoding DUF4838 domain-containing protein — protein sequence MNNDRLGVVVHILSILFILSTLPSQEALAQRPVPIAGRAIVVSDTAAPVRLAASELSTYLSRMTGGAHPVVRDARGPVIALRRLPNDSAVAGDAYAIRVRRDSIILASATPRGVLFAAYDLLERLGCAWLAPELAFYHGAAEVVPRVERLAYAGPADVVVRPAFTRRALEVEEGLSHDSESLAAIARWMPKARLNTLVVPLDYGGSGRVRWDAWRAALTPELVRRGVTIEVGGHGWQNFLSPTDDALFAAHPEWFGKDAACRPSRDPSVVFDTRNADAVRHVVDAVVAYLDARPEIDVFDFWPPDGAKWAECAAERTALGTPADRQAALANAVQAALAGRGSRVRLEVIAYASAKEPPTGVMLDPRILVDFCPIGQNFDVQIDDPRGANNRQYVEALGRWRAAFAGDVAIYSYYRKYAWMSLPVILPHYLQHDLRWYAGQSLRGITTYAEPGDWATYEPNHWMLAHLAWDPTLAADSLLKRYVAARYGAAGPAALNAIVALEGTVRVAGTVPYSAPPTRERVNDARSRLAAAESALGTARGDTAAIARLRLMLDYARRDLDVQAARVAGDSAAARAAVERVADLYLANGGRGVFLHTGRSDRARVLRHYGTRE from the coding sequence GTGAACAACGACCGCCTTGGTGTTGTTGTTCACATCCTGTCCATCCTGTTCATCCTGTCCACACTGCCGAGCCAAGAGGCCCTCGCGCAGCGTCCTGTTCCCATTGCGGGTCGCGCGATCGTCGTATCCGACACGGCGGCGCCGGTGCGGCTCGCGGCGAGCGAGCTGTCGACATACCTGTCGCGCATGACGGGAGGCGCGCATCCCGTCGTACGCGACGCGCGCGGCCCGGTGATCGCGCTTCGTCGCCTGCCTAACGACTCGGCGGTCGCGGGCGACGCATACGCCATTCGCGTCCGTCGGGACTCCATCATCCTCGCCTCGGCCACGCCGCGCGGCGTGCTGTTCGCCGCGTACGACCTGCTCGAGCGGCTCGGCTGCGCGTGGCTCGCGCCGGAGCTCGCGTTCTACCACGGCGCGGCGGAGGTCGTGCCGCGCGTCGAGCGGCTCGCGTACGCGGGGCCGGCGGACGTCGTCGTGCGGCCGGCGTTCACGCGCCGTGCGCTCGAGGTGGAGGAGGGCCTGTCCCACGACTCGGAGTCGCTCGCCGCGATCGCGCGGTGGATGCCGAAGGCGCGGCTCAACACGCTCGTCGTGCCGCTCGACTACGGCGGCAGTGGCCGCGTGCGGTGGGACGCGTGGCGCGCCGCGCTCACGCCGGAGCTCGTGCGGCGCGGCGTCACGATCGAGGTCGGCGGCCACGGGTGGCAGAACTTCCTGTCGCCGACGGACGACGCGCTGTTCGCCGCCCACCCCGAGTGGTTCGGCAAGGACGCCGCCTGCCGACCGAGCCGCGACCCGAGCGTGGTGTTCGACACGCGCAACGCGGACGCCGTGCGCCACGTCGTCGATGCGGTCGTCGCGTATCTCGACGCGCGTCCGGAGATCGACGTGTTCGACTTCTGGCCGCCCGACGGCGCGAAGTGGGCCGAGTGCGCGGCCGAGCGTACGGCGTTAGGCACGCCGGCCGACCGGCAGGCGGCGCTCGCGAACGCGGTGCAGGCGGCGCTCGCGGGCCGCGGCTCGCGCGTGCGGCTCGAGGTCATCGCCTACGCGAGCGCGAAGGAGCCGCCGACCGGCGTCATGCTCGATCCGCGCATCCTCGTCGACTTCTGCCCGATCGGCCAGAACTTCGACGTGCAGATCGACGACCCGCGTGGCGCGAACAACCGCCAGTACGTCGAGGCGCTCGGCCGCTGGCGCGCGGCGTTCGCGGGCGACGTCGCCATCTACTCCTACTACCGCAAGTACGCGTGGATGTCGCTGCCGGTGATCCTGCCGCACTACCTGCAGCACGACCTGCGCTGGTACGCGGGCCAGTCGCTGCGGGGGATCACGACGTACGCGGAGCCTGGCGACTGGGCGACGTACGAGCCGAACCACTGGATGCTCGCGCACCTCGCGTGGGATCCGACGCTTGCCGCGGACTCGCTGCTGAAGCGCTACGTCGCGGCGCGCTACGGCGCGGCGGGCCCGGCCGCGTTGAACGCCATCGTCGCGCTGGAGGGAACCGTGCGCGTCGCCGGCACCGTGCCGTACTCCGCGCCGCCGACGCGCGAGCGCGTGAACGACGCGCGCTCCCGGCTGGCCGCCGCCGAGTCCGCGTTAGGCACCGCGCGCGGTGACACGGCGGCGATCGCGCGGCTGCGGCTCATGCTCGACTACGCGCGGCGCGACCTCGACGTGCAAGCCGCGCGCGTGGCGGGCGATTCCGCGGCGGCGCGCGCGGCGGTGGAACGCGTGGCCGATCTCTATCTCGCGAACGGCGGACGCGGCGTGTTCCTCCACACCGGGCGCAGCGACCGCGCGCGCGTCCTTCGACACTACGGGACCAGGGAATGA
- a CDS encoding RagB/SusD family nutrient uptake outer membrane protein produces MRRRLRAAAVCTLGLAVLAAGCSDDFLTETPKDIIAAENLFTNAAGFEAGLNGLYFQVRRERFGQDNSVNNIMSTAYSIGVDNGYGMYLSPPERTFTEFGVRNASTNDFTNSIWNWLYQTINAANTIIGRAENPDVAWTTADKERVVAEARLIRAWAYRHLTYLWGDVPVSLTESSGEAIKTDWERIPRDSVRRIIEQDLLYADAKLPMVPTVPGHVSKAVADHYLAELYLAMNRPADAEAKAAAVINSGQYSLVTARYGPAAAQPGVAFMDQFKDGNVNRSQGNTEVLWAFEYAMNTAGGGASIMRRSWVTRYESNRGMAVSADYGGRGIGRLAMTRYAINLYEPSDVRGGPFAIRRFYQYNNASNLPPGKKVGDTLFTVVGAEKANDPLWPSTRKWDWASPVDPTVAEQYNDQPYIRLAETYLLLAEAQLKQGKLAEAAASINKVRARAGASQIQPAQVTLDFILDERSRELVTEEQRRYTLIRTGTLLDRVKKYNPISAPLIAARDTLLPIPQDVIDANTGKPMKQNPGF; encoded by the coding sequence ATGAGACGCCGCCTGCGCGCCGCCGCCGTCTGCACGCTCGGCCTCGCCGTTCTCGCGGCGGGGTGCTCCGACGACTTCCTCACGGAGACGCCGAAGGACATCATCGCCGCCGAGAACCTGTTCACGAACGCGGCCGGCTTCGAGGCCGGGTTGAACGGCCTGTACTTCCAGGTGCGCCGCGAGCGGTTCGGGCAGGACAACTCGGTGAACAACATCATGTCCACCGCGTACTCGATCGGCGTGGACAACGGCTACGGCATGTACCTGTCGCCGCCGGAGCGCACGTTCACCGAGTTCGGCGTGCGCAACGCGTCGACGAACGACTTCACGAACTCGATCTGGAACTGGCTGTACCAGACGATCAACGCGGCGAACACGATCATCGGCCGCGCCGAGAACCCGGACGTCGCGTGGACGACGGCGGACAAGGAGCGCGTGGTGGCCGAGGCGCGCCTCATCCGCGCGTGGGCCTATCGCCATCTCACGTATCTCTGGGGCGACGTGCCGGTGTCGCTCACCGAATCGAGCGGCGAGGCGATCAAGACGGACTGGGAGCGCATCCCGCGCGACTCGGTGCGCAGGATCATCGAGCAGGATCTGCTCTACGCCGACGCGAAGCTGCCGATGGTGCCGACGGTGCCGGGCCACGTGAGCAAGGCGGTCGCCGACCACTATCTCGCGGAGCTGTACCTCGCGATGAACCGGCCGGCCGACGCGGAGGCGAAGGCCGCCGCGGTGATCAACAGCGGGCAGTACTCGCTCGTCACCGCGCGCTACGGCCCCGCCGCCGCGCAGCCGGGCGTCGCGTTCATGGATCAGTTCAAGGACGGCAACGTCAATCGCAGCCAGGGCAACACGGAAGTGCTGTGGGCGTTCGAGTACGCGATGAACACCGCGGGCGGCGGCGCGAGCATCATGCGCCGCAGCTGGGTGACGCGCTACGAGAGCAACCGCGGCATGGCGGTGTCGGCGGACTACGGCGGCCGCGGCATCGGGCGCCTCGCGATGACGCGCTACGCGATCAACCTGTACGAGCCGAGCGACGTGCGCGGCGGCCCGTTCGCGATCCGCCGCTTCTACCAGTACAACAACGCGTCGAACCTGCCGCCCGGGAAGAAGGTGGGCGACACGCTGTTCACGGTCGTCGGCGCGGAGAAGGCGAACGACCCGCTGTGGCCGAGCACCCGCAAGTGGGACTGGGCGAGCCCCGTCGACCCGACGGTCGCGGAGCAGTACAACGACCAGCCGTACATCCGGCTCGCCGAGACGTACCTGCTGCTGGCCGAGGCGCAGCTCAAGCAGGGCAAGCTGGCCGAGGCGGCGGCGAGCATCAACAAGGTGCGCGCGCGCGCCGGCGCGTCGCAGATCCAGCCGGCGCAGGTGACGCTCGACTTCATCCTCGACGAGCGGTCGCGCGAGCTGGTGACGGAGGAGCAGCGGCGCTACACGCTGATCCGCACGGGGACCCTCCTCGACCGGGTGAAGAAGTACAACCCGATCAGCGCCCCGCTCATCGCCGCGCGCGACACGCTGCTGCCGATCCCGCAGGACGTGATCGACGCGAACACGGGGAAGCCGATGAAGCAGAACCCCGGCTTCTGA
- a CDS encoding glycoside hydrolase family 2 TIM barrel-domain containing protein: MNVLAFADTSGVRFEVRTPNGAALTGATVIAKITSTADRSVLWRGTLGTLADSAGTAKLVKRVDGLRPRLWSPESPSLYLAEVNADGPRGAGAQLVRFGFRTIRAENGRIVLNGRPVFLRGNAINPPGRNLPDSLDDSPRFALEYMRFMKAHNVNIIRLTEPNQTWFDAADSAGMLIFQGHYGTPRGGTSTSPPKDTRAALRWYRDSVVAPQANHPSVVIYALSNEQSSPDIHYLSKNNAAVTAFLQTAYDTLSRWDDTRLYIGNAGYGFGRAGNVCDLHRYWGWYYNSFLSFYTLRDPKICWRSSAMQPMTLTENTGNYTGPDGRFNLASDTKQPDSQLNWTGHAPEAEQSARALAYQAWMAGQAIEITRRLRERNPSLSGLSPFTIAFANWHRATGVADLGAKPVVAQYARSYQPVLLSWESWTPNVYAGSTIHPVAHVVNDDTTGRALRGVAVRWTLLDSAGTVRASGTQPFGDVAYYAATSRAVPVALPAALPTGTYTLAGALLRGADTVSRNDTRLFVAARGDAGAAGETGTLARRVRVYDPSGRTTRALVALGLAPQPVTSIGALDPRRDALVVGAGSWDARLADDSAALRTFVERGGRAVILEQTALDAAWLPGGLRVQTSALDHPLVFPGGRPFAQGMAINPERPAHPVFDGLSRDRFFLWSDHTGWDESKPGFPAVYPVTHGLAVTRPAELGRVALLADYDHGLEGVALAECFVGDGSVLVSGFDVVPRVGRDPVADRFLRNLVRYAAGDLPHEPQVRVAPTVTWGDYASERGAVVGIQSGLLLNTVPVVPRELGEQYPVHVDSLGFWFAGSSGGWNTRPAIQYVGRGRRPFGPYGFTSGGSVQLAKDAGPLGEGRVWLRAPDGTRAMVTTVENPAPRALALEITVNGARSVCPVGANATARCETPVSSPDLALTFRGDRRLVLRETAFQ, from the coding sequence ATGAACGTGCTCGCGTTTGCCGACACGAGCGGCGTGCGGTTCGAGGTCCGCACGCCTAACGGAGCTGCGCTCACGGGCGCGACGGTCATCGCGAAGATCACGAGCACCGCCGACCGGTCCGTGCTCTGGCGGGGCACGTTAGGCACGCTGGCCGACTCCGCCGGCACGGCGAAGCTCGTGAAGCGCGTCGATGGGCTGCGTCCGAGATTGTGGAGCCCCGAGTCGCCGAGCCTGTATCTGGCGGAGGTGAACGCCGACGGGCCGCGTGGGGCCGGCGCGCAGCTCGTGCGCTTCGGGTTCCGCACCATCCGCGCGGAGAACGGCCGCATCGTGCTGAACGGCCGCCCCGTGTTCCTGCGCGGCAACGCCATCAACCCGCCCGGCCGCAACCTCCCCGACTCGCTCGACGACAGCCCGCGCTTCGCGCTGGAGTACATGCGCTTCATGAAGGCGCACAACGTGAACATCATCCGCCTCACGGAGCCGAACCAGACGTGGTTCGACGCGGCCGATTCGGCGGGGATGCTGATCTTTCAGGGACACTACGGCACGCCGCGCGGCGGCACCTCGACCAGCCCCCCGAAGGACACGCGCGCCGCGCTCCGCTGGTACCGCGACTCCGTCGTCGCGCCGCAGGCGAACCACCCGAGCGTGGTGATCTACGCGCTGTCGAACGAGCAGTCGTCGCCCGACATCCACTACCTGTCGAAGAACAACGCCGCCGTCACCGCGTTCCTGCAGACCGCGTACGACACGCTGTCGCGGTGGGACGATACGCGACTCTACATCGGCAACGCCGGCTACGGCTTCGGGCGCGCCGGCAACGTGTGCGACCTGCACCGGTACTGGGGCTGGTACTACAACTCGTTCCTCAGCTTCTACACGCTGCGCGATCCGAAGATCTGCTGGCGGTCGAGCGCCATGCAGCCGATGACGCTGACCGAGAACACGGGCAACTACACGGGGCCCGACGGCCGCTTCAACCTGGCGAGCGACACGAAGCAGCCCGACTCGCAGCTGAACTGGACCGGCCACGCGCCGGAGGCGGAGCAGTCGGCGCGCGCGCTCGCGTACCAGGCGTGGATGGCGGGGCAGGCGATCGAGATCACGCGGCGGCTGCGCGAGCGCAACCCGTCTCTCTCGGGCCTCAGCCCGTTCACCATCGCGTTCGCGAACTGGCACCGCGCCACCGGCGTCGCGGACCTCGGCGCGAAGCCGGTCGTCGCGCAGTATGCGCGCAGCTATCAGCCGGTGCTCCTGAGCTGGGAGTCGTGGACGCCCAACGTCTACGCGGGCAGCACGATCCATCCCGTCGCGCACGTCGTGAACGACGACACCACGGGGCGCGCGCTGCGCGGCGTCGCGGTGCGCTGGACGCTGCTCGACAGCGCGGGCACGGTGCGGGCGAGCGGCACGCAGCCGTTCGGCGACGTGGCCTACTACGCCGCGACGAGCCGCGCGGTCCCCGTCGCGCTCCCCGCCGCGCTTCCCACGGGCACGTACACGCTGGCTGGCGCGCTGCTGCGCGGCGCCGACACCGTCTCGCGCAACGACACGCGGCTGTTCGTCGCGGCGCGCGGCGACGCGGGTGCGGCGGGTGAGACCGGCACGCTCGCGCGCCGCGTGCGCGTCTACGACCCGAGCGGCCGCACGACGCGCGCGCTCGTCGCGTTAGGCCTCGCGCCGCAGCCGGTGACGTCGATCGGCGCGCTCGATCCGCGGCGCGACGCGCTCGTCGTCGGCGCCGGCTCGTGGGACGCGCGGCTCGCGGACGACTCGGCGGCGCTGCGCACGTTCGTCGAGCGTGGCGGGCGCGCGGTGATCCTGGAGCAGACGGCGCTCGACGCGGCGTGGCTGCCCGGCGGGCTGCGCGTGCAGACGTCGGCGCTCGACCATCCGCTCGTCTTCCCCGGCGGGCGGCCGTTCGCGCAGGGGATGGCGATCAACCCCGAGCGCCCCGCGCACCCGGTGTTCGACGGGCTGTCGCGCGACCGCTTCTTCCTCTGGTCCGACCACACCGGCTGGGACGAGTCGAAGCCCGGCTTCCCCGCGGTCTATCCGGTGACGCACGGCCTCGCCGTCACGCGCCCCGCGGAGCTCGGCCGAGTCGCGCTGCTCGCCGACTACGATCACGGACTCGAGGGCGTCGCGCTCGCGGAGTGCTTCGTCGGTGATGGGTCGGTACTCGTCTCCGGGTTCGACGTCGTGCCGCGCGTGGGGCGCGATCCGGTGGCCGACCGGTTCCTGCGCAACCTCGTGCGCTACGCGGCGGGCGACCTGCCGCACGAGCCGCAGGTGCGCGTGGCGCCTACGGTGACGTGGGGCGACTACGCGTCCGAGCGCGGCGCGGTCGTCGGCATCCAGAGCGGGCTCCTCCTGAACACCGTGCCGGTGGTGCCGCGCGAGCTGGGCGAGCAGTACCCCGTGCACGTGGATTCGCTAGGCTTCTGGTTCGCGGGGTCGAGCGGCGGCTGGAACACGCGGCCGGCGATCCAGTACGTGGGCCGCGGACGGCGGCCGTTCGGGCCGTACGGCTTCACCTCGGGGGGCTCGGTGCAGCTGGCGAAGGACGCGGGACCGTTAGGCGAGGGGCGCGTGTGGCTGCGCGCGCCCGACGGCACGCGCGCGATGGTGACGACGGTGGAGAATCCCGCGCCGCGGGCGCTGGCGCTGGAGATCACGGTGAACGGCGCGCGCTCGGTGTGCCCGGTCGGCGCGAACGCCACCGCGCGGTGCGAGACGCCGGTCTCGTCGCCGGATCTCGCGCTGACGTTCCGCGGCGACCGGCGGCTGGTGCTGCGCGAGACGGCGTTCCAGTGA
- a CDS encoding glycoside hydrolase family 2 TIM barrel-domain containing protein → MRYTLNDDWRFLPDGVEFAEKAWLSDAGWQRVNVPHTWNATDPFDDVESYRRGASWYRKHFTLADSLRGRRLLLHFEGANQVARVYVNGAFVGQHKGGYTAFTVDFTRHARFGADNLVAVEVDNSHDPMIPPLSVGFALYGGIYRDVWLVATDPVHVTTSDLGSSGVAVTTPEVSAERGTVRVRGAVTNDGAPARQLRVVSTVLDAAGREVARGETSVTAAPNASAGFDTALPPVARPHLWSPDDPYLYAVYTDVYDGARLADRVTSPLGFRWFRFGPDGFFLNGKKTFLRGTNRHQDYAGLGSALSNTQHVRDLEIIKTMGANFLRLAHYPQDPAVLDAADRLGLLIWEEVPVVNHITVDSEFTRNAQTMLREMIRQHRNHPSVVTWGIMNEVFLWSEAGERIGRQSDTTYMREVRDFAHGMDAVARAEDPSRFTTMAIHGATSYDESGVAAITQILGLNLYNGWYSGTLDEFGPTLDRRHAKSPSQAIVVSEYGSGSELRLNAVVPERFDHSGAYHRLYHESYLRQARARPWLAGTAVWNEFDFAQPHIGESTPNMNKKGLLTFDRQPKDVYYLYKANWNPTPMVYVASRDWRHRAGIDSTGARTVTQPVDVYSNAGPVELLVNGKSLGTRAPDDVTKASWQVPFAAGDNVIEARAGKVVDRLVIRMDVVPRALRDTTWREIAVNVGSNAQYFDDTGPVWLEDRAYAPGSFGYVGGKAALMAREIVITDTKQTPLYVTYRAGLDAYRFDVPDGDYELELRFAEPGGAQGAGAAGGALPPGEAPGAHAFGVAVNGRTLVERLDLATRRNVAPARPITTEVSATNGSGVVVTFRPIAGQAVLNAIRIRRK, encoded by the coding sequence GTGCGCTACACGCTGAACGACGACTGGCGCTTCCTGCCGGACGGCGTGGAGTTCGCCGAGAAGGCGTGGCTGTCGGACGCGGGATGGCAGCGCGTGAACGTGCCGCACACGTGGAACGCGACCGACCCGTTCGACGACGTCGAGAGCTATCGCCGCGGGGCGAGCTGGTACCGCAAGCACTTCACCCTCGCCGACTCGCTCCGCGGACGCCGGCTGCTGCTGCACTTCGAGGGCGCGAACCAGGTGGCGCGCGTGTACGTGAACGGCGCGTTCGTCGGGCAGCACAAGGGCGGGTACACGGCGTTCACCGTCGACTTCACGCGCCACGCGCGGTTCGGCGCGGACAACCTGGTCGCGGTGGAGGTCGACAACTCGCACGACCCGATGATCCCGCCGCTGTCGGTGGGCTTCGCGCTGTACGGCGGCATCTACCGCGACGTGTGGCTCGTCGCGACCGACCCGGTGCACGTCACCACGAGCGACCTCGGCTCGAGCGGCGTGGCGGTGACGACGCCCGAGGTGTCGGCGGAGCGGGGCACGGTGCGCGTGCGCGGCGCGGTGACGAACGACGGCGCGCCGGCGCGGCAGCTCCGCGTCGTGAGCACCGTGCTCGACGCCGCGGGGCGCGAGGTGGCGCGCGGCGAGACGAGCGTGACGGCGGCGCCCAACGCGAGCGCGGGATTCGACACGGCGCTCCCGCCGGTCGCGCGTCCGCACCTCTGGTCGCCCGACGACCCGTACCTGTACGCGGTGTACACCGACGTCTACGACGGCGCGCGACTCGCCGACCGCGTCACGAGCCCGCTCGGCTTCCGCTGGTTCCGGTTCGGGCCCGACGGGTTCTTCCTGAACGGGAAGAAGACGTTCCTGCGCGGCACGAACCGTCACCAGGACTACGCGGGGCTCGGCTCGGCGCTCTCCAACACGCAGCACGTGCGCGACCTGGAGATCATCAAGACGATGGGCGCGAACTTCCTGCGGCTCGCGCACTACCCGCAGGACCCCGCGGTGCTCGACGCCGCCGACCGGCTCGGCCTCCTGATCTGGGAGGAGGTACCGGTGGTGAACCACATCACCGTCGACTCGGAGTTCACGCGCAACGCGCAGACCATGCTGCGGGAGATGATCCGCCAGCACCGCAACCACCCGTCCGTGGTGACGTGGGGGATCATGAACGAGGTGTTTCTGTGGAGCGAGGCCGGTGAGCGCATCGGTCGGCAGAGCGACACGACGTACATGCGCGAGGTGCGCGACTTCGCGCACGGCATGGACGCCGTGGCCCGCGCCGAGGATCCGTCGCGCTTCACGACGATGGCGATCCACGGCGCGACGTCGTACGACGAGAGCGGCGTCGCGGCGATCACGCAGATCCTCGGGCTCAACCTGTACAACGGCTGGTACTCCGGCACGCTCGACGAGTTCGGTCCCACGCTCGACCGGCGCCACGCGAAGAGCCCGAGCCAGGCGATCGTCGTGAGCGAGTACGGGTCGGGGAGCGAGCTGCGGCTGAACGCGGTGGTGCCCGAGCGCTTCGACCACTCGGGCGCGTATCATCGCCTGTACCACGAGAGCTACCTGCGTCAGGCGCGCGCGCGGCCGTGGCTCGCCGGCACCGCGGTGTGGAACGAGTTCGACTTCGCGCAGCCGCACATCGGCGAGTCGACGCCGAACATGAACAAGAAAGGGCTGCTCACGTTCGACCGGCAGCCGAAGGACGTCTACTACCTCTACAAGGCGAACTGGAACCCGACGCCGATGGTGTACGTCGCGAGCCGCGACTGGCGCCACCGCGCCGGCATCGACTCGACCGGCGCGCGCACGGTGACGCAGCCGGTGGACGTGTACTCGAACGCGGGTCCGGTGGAGCTGCTCGTGAACGGAAAGTCGTTGGGCACCCGCGCGCCGGACGACGTCACGAAGGCGAGCTGGCAGGTGCCGTTCGCGGCCGGCGACAACGTGATCGAGGCGCGCGCGGGCAAGGTGGTCGACCGCCTCGTGATCCGCATGGACGTGGTGCCGCGCGCGCTGCGCGACACGACGTGGCGCGAGATCGCGGTGAACGTGGGCTCCAACGCGCAGTACTTCGACGACACGGGCCCGGTGTGGCTCGAGGACCGCGCGTACGCGCCGGGGAGCTTCGGCTACGTCGGCGGCAAGGCGGCGCTCATGGCGCGCGAGATCGTGATCACCGACACGAAGCAGACGCCGCTCTACGTCACGTACCGCGCGGGGCTCGACGCGTACCGCTTCGACGTGCCCGACGGCGACTACGAGCTGGAGCTGCGGTTCGCCGAGCCGGGCGGCGCGCAGGGAGCGGGCGCCGCGGGCGGGGCGCTGCCGCCGGGCGAGGCGCCGGGCGCGCACGCCTTCGGCGTCGCGGTGAATGGCCGCACGCTCGTCGAGCGACTCGACCTCGCCACGCGCCGCAACGTCGCACCTGCCCGCCCGATCACCACCGAGGTCTCGGCGACGAACGGGTCGGGCGTCGTCGTGACGTTCAGGCCCATCGCGGGTCAGGCCGTGTTGAACGCCATCCGGATTCGACGGAAATGA